TTTTCTAATTCACAGTATGCTTAGCAAATACCTTGTCATTCCATGTTACAAATGGATTAAAGTGCACTCCTACACCAATCTTATCTGCAACTTGAGTAAtctgaaataataaataagttatAGTCTCAGGATTAAGGCAGTAAAAAAggtggagagggagagggagaggcaCCAGTTTTGCACCGCCAAGGGGCACCATCCAGGAGGCATAGTGATCTTCATTCAATTCCATATTCTTGGAAGTGTGATAACCAAAAATAGAATGAGATATACAAAAATATCAGAACTTGAAAAGGAGAGACATCACTCTATATGTTTCTAAATAGTATAAATCTACCTCAGAATGCCATTGCTTGGGATCTGATACGCCAATAATATAATCTACCATGGATGACTACAAAACCAATAGTCACTAAGAAACAAGACcgtagattttaaaaatttaaagaaagatgaagcataaagaaacaaatcaaTAGAATTGgaaaaatgaaaaccaaaacCTTGTCATTATTATTTGGATGGAGAGATGAGCCATAGACGCAACAAAATCCAACTGGGGGGAGAACCTTGAGAAAACTCTTCAGCTCGGCAATTTTGTCAATCTTCATAATGATTCTAGCGTTAACTGAACAAGTTTAAAATAAGTACAAAATTGAAGGGGCAAATTTCAACATTTTCATGACAGCAAGTTGCAACACTGGATTAACGCAATTGAAAGacgtaaaataaataaataaatgccaGAACTAGAGATAAATCTAATCAAGCAATGTCAAACACATTGCATCATTCTGAAAGTGGACTTAAAAATAAGCTTTCTTGAAATGGCCCATAAAGTCTATCTATCAAACCAAGGCTACTCATGCCCTCCATCGAAGGCATTCACGTACATCATTTATACAACTTTACGAATTGTGATTTTTGTGAGGCATTTTATCAAACATTTGATAGGCATGCCGAAAAAGCTCGATGTTAGAAAAACGTTTTTGTAAATGGCTTTCTATTACATGTGACTGtaaaaaggaaagaacagaGAGATGCAGAATATGGAGTACGAAAGTAACACGAGCTGTCTTCACTTACCCGTTTTTCGGGAGGTACGGGGAGGTTGTTTCTTGGCGATTAAAAAACAGGCGGTGTTGCTATAAAGGAGGTTTTGAAATTAGAATTCAAAGTTCCAAACagcatgtttatttatttatttattattattattattttattaacataggTATATACCAGTTTTTGTatagcttaattaattttagatattaaatttaaaaaaccatataaattttcagtgacagtaagatttgtgaaacttgaatcaataacttttaaaaaataaatcttaaacttGATCAGTTAAACTATACCTTTCATgatttataaaacatatttatttttatgatttaagattttcatttaagttattttttatatatattttaaaatgttttaatgtgatttaaaaaataaatttttttaaaaataataaaatattattttaatatatttaaaaaacacactaaAGCAAGCTCATAacgaaattaaaataatcaatccGGCCGAAAGAATTCATCAACTAAGTGCTGAGGTCAAATTTTATCACATGGGCTGGCTTGAAGACCCAGCAGAGACTtgagagataaaattattaactatTTCATTCTCACAACTtgactctttatatatatatatatatatatatatatatataataataataataattgatagaTTATCTTCAatatctataaatttttttttttaaagtttggaAACTCTCcagtaattaatttattattatatatatatatatataaaaagtaatattatttttagaaaaaaaccataaaaatatatatacgtcatttatagtaaataaaaattaaaaacaatagatTTAGCAATTTTTTAGACCCATATAAAATCCGGGCTTCGCACTTAACTGAGTCAAGAGATAATGAATCTAATAATCTAGTTGACCCACACATATATGTAATTTAATAAGTTATGAGtaattaattcttattaatcttgaattaattttattttattaaaattcaaatataatgaATTATcagtaattaattatatttaaaaataaaaagcgaAGGAGCTTCATTCTTAGAAGTTGGATAGAAgtttagaagaagaagaagaaaaagaaaaattatattttgtttgctCTTGTGCTCTCTATCCTCCCGTTTTAGGTTCCATTATTATAGAGGAAATTTAAGCAAGTTTATATAGTTCATAAACCTAAATGCATTCTTTAGAtgtattattattgaaatcttGTTGCACTGATATCATTTGCACATACTGATAGACAATTTAGCTTTAATAGTAATAGGTAAAATCCGCAACAACTTTCTTTCCTATCTTGGTTTtgatctaaaatttataattctacAAGTAAGTATTGATGCAACTGGAGCGAAAAAATAACAAggtttaatataaatcaaaagccttaaaatttaagaatataataactatagagatatattaaaaatatttaatttttattcatgcagaTTTTTCACTTGCTAAAGTACatccttttatataaaaaaatccaaaaaaaaccctattatcaacaaataaaaaaaaaagtggaaaaattATTccctttaaattgaaaaactagaATAATAacattgaatagaaaaataataaaattcttaacctgaaaaataataattaaaaaatatttattttaaaaaaaacttttataatagTTTTCATAGGTCGGATGAAACTCATACTCGAATCCAAGTTGTTCATGAAGTAAAACTTTATCAATCAAAAACTGTAATCTATTATGAAAACACCTATCATAACATTCTTTGAGCAAAACTTTCTTATTGAAAAACTCAATGATCTTTTTATGTATGGacacttaatatttttatgtagttTATCTTATCATGAGTTTCAAAAACCTTTCTTTTCAACGACTTTTCAATGAcgacataaaataatttactatTAGAAATTGTTGGGTTTTGATACCACCTACCACAACTCTGATAACCATCGAAAGACACctacaatatttaatttttattcatcaaaGTCTCACACGTCAAAAGCCTAGTATAACCctctatatagaaaaaaaaaatacaatgccttattaatatttaaaataaaaataaaaataaaaaaattattcttctcAAAtagtaaaactagaaaaacctaataatattaaaaaatatttagaaatgtagTTACGgtgtttttcactcaaaaatgcattaaaatatttttaaatcttatataatttatttaaatgtgAAAGCTCGTtcccatataatttatttaaatgcatCGTGATGAGTTCTCGATAAGAAAATTGACTCCCACAACTTCATTTAATTAATAGTGTCACATGAGGATGAGGGTAGAAATGAACAAAAAGCTAGAATGACAACCACCCAGGTGTCTAAAACTGTAAACACACCAAAAACTGGGGATCTACATATAACAAAATGTGTCGCAGAAAACCATGGGCGGTTGTCCGTGGTATTGCTAAGTGAAGGCCTACCGGGTTTgaccttttgttttgctttccggatttggatttggatttggattaTAAATAGTTTGGAATCCTactagttgttatttttttaaaaaaatattaatatattaaaatcataaaaactcataaaaaaataatttaaaataaaaaattcaaatattttaaaaacatttttttaaatgaaaaacaaactcaTTCTTAAcacattaacaataaaaaataaccaaccctaaaaatgaataataaaaaaaatacccaacCATAGATTGTAATCAATTTACACAACTAATTAAACAAATGAGGTGAGATTCATTATAAATTCTCTTACAAATCTAATCAATTAACCTCATGCAATTAATATTTATACGAAAAAGTGTTAATGCAGgtttgtcttttaaaatattttttattttaaaaatatattaaaataatatatttttatttttttaaaattatttttaatatcaataaataaataaaaatataaaaatacaagagaAACACTTTGAGCACCCTTCAATCTATTCATCATCCCAGATTCTATCCTGGTTCTCATCACCAGTACCATACAGGATGATATATACCACATCCCCTCTTTTGACAATCTCTTAAATCTCAGAAAGGGCTTTTCCATGAAGCTTACTTATAATCTCTACCAAATCTCCAAATCCACATCAGAATTATACGGGATCTCTCTGTATTAGTTCTTTCAATGCTAAATAAATATACTCCAAAAAACGCATTGAATTTACCATTACTCCAGCCATTTGCAAAACACCGATCAGCCTGatccctcttctctctctctctctctctctctctctatatatatatatatatatatatatatatatatatatatatcacaagtATATATGCTACTGATCAAGGcagctttttaattaaaagaaaccaCACACAACTTATTAAAATCCCAATTTAAAGATACCAATCAAACTTCCAAACTGTCAGTGCAAAAGCAATTTAAAGATATCAACCTTAAAGTCACAAATGTATGCTTGACATATTAAATGTTTATTTGATCCGATCAAAGACAGccattttatttcatatcaACACCACTTCATTCTCCTCTGACCAGTCAACATGATCACTGATAAATCACCAGCAAGGCTGCAATTATCAGATGATAAACCTGTATTAGTGCATTGATTTTTCCTTGAAGCAAATGTTATagatcattgtttttcttttgaggCATGGTAATACAGGCTTCAGTAAGACCAAATCTAAACTAAATCCATTAGCCCTCACAATCAAATAGATAAAAAGTACAGGGAGATtcagaaaaacaaatgaagcaAACCAATTGATTTATTTTCGTCATTTGATTCTTAATTTATCGTAAATTTATCATTCTTAGCCTCACAACTAAATATTCGAAACAAGGTTGTTAATTTCATTCTGATTggcattcttttttttatatctaacgTTAATAAGAGAGGTGGATCTAGTTTtagaaagctaaagctagatcGATATACATCAAGATGAATGGAGGAATTGGAGGAAGGTGAAAAAAatgggaggaagaagaaagaagagtaaGAGGTTGTAGATGAAGTCAccaaaatatcatttcattCTTCTGCCACTAACCTATATTACATGCAtgtataagaaaaaagcaaataataattttactaccCTTTGACTCcacattataattaattaatactcctaacaacatttaattaaattaagaaagagtgataaaaatgttgttgaaacGTATTCCATATCTTATTATTCAAGAAAACATTACATAGGTTTATATATGTACCTTAAATTTTGGCCTGATCCAGTTCATGGCCATTTTCCTTGTTCACCTCATCACGTGCATTACTTTCATTCTCTAGCACAGCATTTCTTTCCCGCAGCAGTGCATTGCTTGCTTCAAGCTCCGTATTTCTTTCTTGCAGCTGAACATAGGACTCCATCtgcgaaaaaaataaaaaatataattaaatagtgTAAATATGCGTTCAACAAGCCTTCTAATGGGCAAATGTCTTCGGCTTTTGCAAGTGGACCGAGACAATAAACCCAAGCTGTTGTTCTGGAGCTAATAACATGACCAAacataaaagggaaaaaataaagattaaagaaaACACAATAGAAAAGAGAGTGAGAAGATCTAAATCCGTTGATAGAATACAATTGCTCGCATGGTAGATTTGATCAATCACAGATACCCCAGCTGTTTGCTGTGATACGGTAGAAATTTAGACTCGACAAATTGATGAAATGATGTTAGATAAGGGTTGCATTCTGGTGATAtgatgaagagaagaaaatattacCAGTAGATTGGAAAGGCCTGAGGCCTTGTCAGTCAGTTCATTGTACTTGTGCTTCAAGTCGACCAAGGTTTTCTTCTGACGCTTCTGAGATTTTGTCATCCGAGCTTGTCGGTTCTTCAGGTAGGCATTTTCCCTCACCAAGGAGGTGTTTGCCTTCTGCACAATGATTGCGAAAAATGATCAATTACGTATCAATACAGGGAGGCACATAATGTTTAAATCATCACCTTATATTTTGCAATATGCTTGTTCATGCCAGCCATTCTTTTCCTCACGTTTTTTATCAGCGCAGCATTCAAGCATGTGTTCTCGTTAATGACAGCACCTGCATGCATTTTCCAAGGTGAGCTGTGTTcagaatcaaaagaagaagaaataaaattaaaagatcgaGCCTAGGACAATCACTTGTCCTTGTAAACCAAAAGGTCCAACAAAAGTGAACTCTTTTCTACCCAGATAGTGGATTTGTGTATAGATCCAAGGTGGATTTGTGTAGCTAGTTGTTCTTGCAAGGCTGTTGAAGAAAAATGCAAACCCTATGTGGAAACCCTAAAAAAGGTAATAATTGCTAATATTGAGTGCtagaaaatcataattaatatcTAGCAGCTAGCCTTGAGatcagtgagagagagagatttatccaaaaacaaaaacaaaaacaaaagtgctGGCCGTAGAGGTTGATCTAATGATCAGACCAGTCGCATATATTATTCCTGGTAagaacttaaaattaataaagtgcTTAAACAATGAAAGCACCAATCTTTTCCctccctttattttatttctcgtATGAGgagattaagaaaagaaaagaaaaaagcttacCGTTAGCATCAGAGAACTTTGAGTAAGACATCAGATGCGTTTTGATGTGATCTGAAGAAAATCGATAACATAGGTAAAGATCAACTTAAAAAGCAGTAAAAGTAGGAACGGAGCTTGATGATCTAGCAGGTGAGAGCAACACAattattgtgtttgttttcataTACACTACCTAAGCAGGTGATGGGTCGGTCGGTCCCGGAAACCGGCGGCGTCGTCTGAGGACGAAATAACTGGCCGGTGTTCTAACCTGAGAGTACAGAAAAAATAGCCCGCATAGGCCAAGTACAGAATGGAAAATTTAAAGGCCGGACTTATCGCAAGAAACCTGGAGACGACGAAATAAAACGCAGCGAACCGCTCGACACCGCACCATTAGCGTCTAATACCTGTCGTGaaggtaataatttttttcttactatttACTAATGGGTATTTCTTAGTTTACTGATGCTCAACATTCATTAAAGAAGGGGGGCCCGTCACATGGAGGACACAAGTGAGGCCAGCTCACTGGGGATATTCTAGATATTAAGAGGACATTCCTATGATTTGAAGGGGGACTCAAAGATTTGGAAGATCCACCCCCACAATTGAAAAGCAGGTGTCTGGGATCGATGTGGGTTCAGGGGAGGCTAAGCCCGACAGAATCGACCACCTAAGTATCAAATGTGACTAAGCTTAAGAAACTTGTTTCCATCATTAGCATCTGAAAAACGTCatatttcaaggaaaaaaatatgaaaaattaatgaCTTAAAACCTCAatggttaattaaaattagaaactACTATCCCAAATTTTAAGGAGAGAAATTGTAATCAacctgagaaaaaaataacttcttcatccgcacaaaaaagaagaagaagaagttgagaaatggttacaaaaaaaacaaatagatatcGAGAGTAAAATGATATCAACAAATAGTTACAGCCTCCAAACTAAATGGAGGACAAATTTTAGCTTACCCACTTAGTTTTGCTTGTCATCCCAGCTGACGTTTCTCTCCCCCGCAGCAATTCCATCTCTGAGTTCTTGAGTTCAAGAAACTTATTGCAGTACCAAATCATGCATGCTCCCTCTTGGTTTTTTGACTTGCAtacttttcctttctttgcCTTCCTGCGCTTTGTCGTAGCTAGAGTAATTAATAGAGaaagtaaaaagataaaaaaaaatgagacctGTAATTCAACTATGAGCAGGAAATGTGCTGCTTTCAGATGTGTTCATCGGCTTCCTGGATGAACTACCATCCGGTCAGCGGACTCAACTTTAAGCAAGACATAGTACAGTGAGCTCGTCTGTGGTGTTGACTGAGATGTAGCAGGGCGTAGTACTGATATGACATGCGTGATTAACATCTCATGATATCCAAGAGAACAGCTCAATTACTAGGAATTGGGAATTTCGCTTCAAGCTAAACTCCTGAGAGAGGTGAGGGATCCAAGACGACAGGACAATTATAAgaaattgaagatttttttagttttttaaaaaaattaaaatttctttattaatttttaattaatttttttaatattttaagtcgttttaatatatcatgttaaaaataaatttaataaataaaataaaaattattttaatatatttaaaaatcaacaaccactaatatatatatatatatatatatatactttactGTCCAATCCCTTGGcggggaaaaaaattatgattaaagaaTCATTGACAAAGACGTGatataaaaagacaaatagTTTTGTGGGGGCATGCATCGGCCAGGACTTAGATAAGAGTGATATTGGTACCGAGCTctaaggtatttttttaaaataattttatttgaaaatataattgtttttcatttaacaatttgatttatttattttttttaaaaaaactcacttagcatatattgatattttctttgtttagaataaaaaaaattagggagtttatacaaaaaataaaaaaaggcagaattgaagaagaaaaattaagtttaattgttAAAGTTAACATGATGACATTATTAATTTCCACTATATCTTCACAATATTTATCATTCATGTTTTTCTACAATATCAAAAGAGGAagtatgatatttttgtttcgGTTATCATGattttgacaaattaaaaattttatattaaaaaaatatggtgatCGGTCATTTTCAAGTTTGTAAAGAATAAATGTTTGATAAAGAGCAAGAAAGTCATTGGATATTATTccttttaatatttgtgggtcatagtgaagataaaaaaatatataattacctTCATTGaatattatagttaaaaaatatattgttttaggATTTGATgtggattat
This genomic interval from Populus alba chromosome 1, ASM523922v2, whole genome shotgun sequence contains the following:
- the LOC118036757 gene encoding uncharacterized protein, whose protein sequence is MSYQYYALLHLSQHHRRAHCTMSCLKKAKKGKVCKSKNQEGACMIWYCNKFLELKNSEMELLRGRETSAGMTSKTKWNTGQLFRPQTTPPVSGTDRPITCLDHIKTHLMSYSKFSDANGAVINENTCLNAALIKNVRKRMAGMNKHIAKYKKANTSLVRENAYLKNRQARMTKSQKRQKKTLVDLKHKYNELTDKASGLSNLLMESYVQLQERNTELEASNALLRERNAVLENESNARDEVNKENGHELDQAKI